The following is a genomic window from Pedobacter sp. KBS0701.
CAGCACCGGCTGAAATGGACAACGGCCCGCAGGGAATGATTTATTTCTTTAACGAAATATTGCGTCCAGCCATACCCGACATGAAGGTGATTATCCATGACCAGATAGCCGAAGGCGATATGGTCACTACCCGCAAAACCATCAGCGGTATGCATACGGGACAATTATTAGGAGCGCCTGCGACCGGACGCGTGATTAGCATCGGGATAATGGACATAGTGAGGGTAAAAGACGGCAGATACATTGAACACTGGGGCATTACTACATTACCAGAACTCCTTGCTACTTTAGCGCGGTCCTAAACACAAATACTATGTTGAAACAATATTTTACTGATCTGGCGGCTTATAATAGCTGGGCAGATGAAAAGGCAATGGACT
Proteins encoded in this region:
- a CDS encoding ester cyclase, with the protein product MKTMIENNKAVVRRFNKEVIEQGNVDSFNTLMDPDFINQSAPAEMDNGPQGMIYFFNEILRPAIPDMKVIIHDQIAEGDMVTTRKTISGMHTGQLLGAPATGRVISIGIMDIVRVKDGRYIEHWGITTLPELLATLARS